A window of Numenius arquata chromosome 6, bNumArq3.hap1.1, whole genome shotgun sequence contains these coding sequences:
- the FGF19 gene encoding fibroblast growth factor 19 translates to MGPPPAALALLGLAVAAVSLPLPDAGPHVNYGWGEPIRLRHLYTASKHGLFSCFLRIGGDGRVDAAGSQSPQSLLEIRAVAVRTVAIKGVRSSRYLCMDEAGRLHGQLRYSTEDCSFEEEIRPDGYNVYRSKKYGISVSLSSAKQRQQFKGKDFLPLSHFLPMINTVPVESTDFGEYGDYSQAFEPEVYSSPLETDSMDPFGITSKLSPVKSPSFQK, encoded by the exons AtggggccgccccccgccgccctggCGCTGCTGGGGCTCGCCGTCGCCGCCGTGTCGCTGCCGCTGCCCGACGCCGGTCCGCACGTTAACTACGGGTGGGGGGAACCGATCCGGCTGCGGCACCTCTACACCGCCAGCAAGCACGGGCTCTTCAGCTGCTTCCTACGCATCGGCGGCGACGGGCGGGTGGACGCTGCCGGTAGCCAGAGCCCGCAGA GTCTGCTGGAGATCCGCGCCGTGGCGGTGCGCACCGTGGCCATCAAGGGTGTGCGGAGCTCCCGTTACCTCTGCATGGACGAGGCGGGGCGGCTGCACGGGCAG CTCAGGTATTCCACCGAGGATTGTTCCTTTGAAGAGGAGATTCGTCCAGATGGCTACAATGTATATAGATCAAAAAAATACGGAATATCGGTGTCTTTGAGCAGTGCCAAGCAAAGACAACAGTtcaaaggaaaagattttcttccACTGTCTCACTTCTTACCTATGATCAACACGGTGCCCGTGGAGTCAACAGACTTTGGCGAATACGGTGATTACAGCCAGGCGTTTGAACCGGAGGTGTACTCCTCGCCTCTCGAAACGGACAGCATGGACCCCTTTGGCATCACCTCCAAACTGTCGCCGGTGAAGAGCCCCAGCTTTCAGAAATGA
- the LTO1 gene encoding protein LTO1 homolog, with translation MAVAEAVSRSSDMFDEIVMAEERFHGEGYQEGYAEGSHVGVVEGRRYGSLHGAKIGSEIGCYLGFALTWQCLLQKCMDEKKSKKIRALDSLIGMIQKFPYEDPTYDKLQEDLEKIRGKFKQVCSMLNIQSDFRIGTERSSLTF, from the exons ATGGCGGTGGCGGAGGCCGTGTCTCGGAGCTCGGACATGTTTGATGAGATCGTCATGGCTGAGGAGAG GTTTCATGGTGAGGGGTATCAGGAGGGCTATGCTGAAGGCAGTCACGTTGGAGTTGTTGAGGGACGGAGGTATGGATCGCTCCATGGTGCCAAGATCGGGTCTGAG ATTGGCTGCTACCTTGGATTTGCCCTGACGTGGCAGTGTCTGCTCCAGAAATGCATGGATGAAAAGAAAAG caaAAAGATAAGGGCTCTGGATTCATTAATAGGGATGATACAGAAATTCCCATATGAAGACCCCACATATGATAAGCTGCAAGAAGATCTggaaaaaatcagaggaaaatttaAACAG GTTTGTTCAATGCTAAACATTCAGTCTGATTTTAGAATTGGTACTGAAAGATCTTCGCTAACATTTTGA